The genomic stretch ATCCGTCATAGAGTTCTCCTTCATGTTGCGTTTCCTCTCCGGCGCTTCCACCGAAAAGGCTTCCGGCTCATCGCCCCCTAAGCGGGTCAAGGGTCGGCGACCCTTGCGGGGCGTGGGGCAAAGCCCCGCATTGTGCCTTCAGATCTTCCGCCCTTCGCCCACCTCCTCGTGGGTGCGGCCGTCGCGGATATGGTACATCCGTTTGAAGGTCGGGATGATTTTCTCGTCGTGGGTGACGACAATGATGGCGGTCTCGAAACGCGCGGCCATATCGTTTAAAATACGGACCACGGCCATGGCCCGTTCGCTGTCCAGCGGGGCCGTGGGCTCGTCGGCCAGAATGACCGGCGGCCGATTGACCAGGGCGCGGGCAATGGCCACGCGCTGCTGCTCGCCGCCGGAAAGCTGGGACGGCATGGCCTGGGCGCGGTGCTGAACGTCGAGGGCGGTCAGAAGCTCCAGAGCGCGCGATCTGGCCTGGGCGTTGGGCATTCCGGCCAGCATGGGCAAGAGCGCGACGTTGTCGGTCACGTCCAGAAACGGAATGAGATACGGGGCCTGAAAGACAAAGCCGATCTTGTCCCGACGCAGGGCGCGCAGATCGCGGATTTTCCAGCCCTCGTCGTAGATGACCGTTCCGCCCAGGGTCATGCGCCCGGCCGTGGGTTCGATGACCGCGCCCAGGCATTTGAGCAGGGTGGTCTTGCCCGAACCGGACGGCCCGATGAGCCCGATCACCTCACCGGGGGCGACGTTCATGTCCACGCTCTTCAGGGCGTCCACGGCGGTGTCGCCCTGGCCGTAGCGTTTGCGCATGTGTTCGATATGGATGCCGTGCATGTCAGCCCCCTATGGCCTCGGCCGGATCGACCTTGAGCGCGGCATGAATGGCCATGACGCTGGACGCGGCGCAGATGACCATGATCACGACAAAACCCCGCGCGGCGTCTCCTGGCAAGAGCAGGACATATTTGGGAAAAATGGGAGCCCAGAGCGTGGCCGCGATCTTGCCGACGACAAAACCGATGACCCCCAGCCCCAGGGCCTGTTGCAAAATCATGCCGGCGATGGTTTTGTCCTTGGCGCCGATGAGTTTTAAGACCGCGATTTCCCGAATCTTGCCCATGGTCAGGGTGTAGATGATGAAGGCGACGATAGCCGCGCTGACAATGGACAAAATGACCAGGAACATGCCGATCTGACGCGACGACGTGGCAATGACCTTGACCATCATGATCTGTTCCATCTGGGCCCGGGTAAAGACCTGGAGGCGGGTCCAACGCTGGATGGTCCGGGCCACGGTTTGCGGATCGTGACCGGGCGACAGCCGCACGAGCACGGCGTTGACATTGGAATTGCTGGTGCGGACCAGGTCGGCGGCGGCCACGCTCCGGCCCTCCGCCTGACTGGCCGCGCGACGGCGCTCGCGCAGAATGAAATCGTTGTCCTTTAAGAACTGCGCGTCCTGGGCGTCCTTGAGGGAAATAAAAATCATGGGATCGCCGCCGGACGAAACCATGCGCCGGGTCAGGCCGACCACGGTGTATTCGTCGCGGCGGATGCGGATGCGGTCCCCGAGACGGAACCGGCTTTTCACGTCGGCCACGGCCTCGTAGTGGCCGCGCGTCAGATGCCGCCCGGCGATCAGAAACGAAGGCTGACCGGGTTCGCCCGGCCCGCCCGGCACCACGCCGACCACCATGGAACGCACGTCCCTCTCGCCGTGGCGGACCTGCATGGTCAGATAGGTCACGTTGACGGCCCTGGCCACGCCCTCCATGCCCTGGATGGAGCGGTAGACGTCATCGTGCACCGTGGAGGATTCGGCGTACGGCCCCAGAGTGTCCTGCTGCACAACCCACAAATCCGCCCCGCTGTTGTCCAGCAGCACCATGGCGTCGTCAATCATGCCCCGGTAGATGCCGGCCATGGACAAGGTCACGCCGATCAAGAGCCCAAGACCCAGGCCGGTGAAGACGAATTTTCCCCAGGAATGCAGGATGTCGCGGCCGGACAGGCTGATCATTGCGGCGCTCCGGACAGCTGATCGACGATGGAGATACGGCTCGTGGCCGAGAGCTGGGACTTGCTGTACGCGACCACCTGTTGTCCGGCGGCGAGCCCGTCCCGAACCTGCACCAATCCGTCAAGATCGCCGGCGCCAAGCACGACCGGGGCAAAACGCAGGGCGCCCTCCTCCACCACCCAGACGCCAAGACGCTCGCCCACGCGGCGCACACAGGCCATGGGAATGGTCGGCGCGGACGGCAGGGACGGCAAATCGACCGTGACTTCGGCCAATTCACCCAGGGCGGGCAGGGGTTCGGGGCGGACATCAAAAACAACCTTGGCCAAAAGCTCCTCGGTCACGGCGTCGGCCACGGGTTCGACCCGGGCCACGCTGCCGGCCAGTTCCTCGCCGGCGCGGGAACGGACCACGACGCGCGCGGGCAATCCGGCGCGCAGGCCCTCGGTCCGGAGCTGGTCGAAACGCGTATGCACCCAAAGCTGGGTCGGATCGATGATCTCGATCACGCTCTGCCCGGCCACGACCGTGGTTCCGGGTTCGGCCTCGCGCCGAATGACCAAGCCATCGATCGGCGTATACAGACGGACCGTGTCGCGCTGCTCGGACAGGCCCCGGCCCTCGGAACGCAGGCGTTCCATGTCATGCCGGGCCGTGGTCACGGCGGAGCGGGCCGCGTTCAGACCGCTTTCGGCGACATCGCGCTCCTGGCGGCGGGCTTCCAGACTGTCCTGACTGACCGCTCCGGTGCGGGCCAGTTCCTCGAAGCGCCGAGCCTGGGCTCGGGCATACACGGCGCGGGCCTGGGCCTCACGGGCCTGGGCCTCGGCCGCGCGCACGCTCGATGCGGCCCGCGACACGGCCGCGTCCTGGGCCGCGAGACGGTCGTCCAGATCCACGGGGTCCATTTCACCCACGACCTGCCCGGCGCGGACCATGTCCCCGACATGCACGGCCACGTCCCGCACCCGTCCGGCAACGG from Deltaproteobacteria bacterium encodes the following:
- a CDS encoding ABC transporter ATP-binding protein, with the protein product MHGIHIEHMRKRYGQGDTAVDALKSVDMNVAPGEVIGLIGPSGSGKTTLLKCLGAVIEPTAGRMTLGGTVIYDEGWKIRDLRALRRDKIGFVFQAPYLIPFLDVTDNVALLPMLAGMPNAQARSRALELLTALDVQHRAQAMPSQLSGGEQQRVAIARALVNRPPVILADEPTAPLDSERAMAVVRILNDMAARFETAIIVVTHDEKIIPTFKRMYHIRDGRTHEEVGEGRKI
- a CDS encoding FtsX-like permease family protein; protein product: MISLSGRDILHSWGKFVFTGLGLGLLIGVTLSMAGIYRGMIDDAMVLLDNSGADLWVVQQDTLGPYAESSTVHDDVYRSIQGMEGVARAVNVTYLTMQVRHGERDVRSMVVGVVPGGPGEPGQPSFLIAGRHLTRGHYEAVADVKSRFRLGDRIRIRRDEYTVVGLTRRMVSSGGDPMIFISLKDAQDAQFLKDNDFILRERRRAASQAEGRSVAAADLVRTSNSNVNAVLVRLSPGHDPQTVARTIQRWTRLQVFTRAQMEQIMMVKVIATSSRQIGMFLVILSIVSAAIVAFIIYTLTMGKIREIAVLKLIGAKDKTIAGMILQQALGLGVIGFVVGKIAATLWAPIFPKYVLLLPGDAARGFVVIMVICAASSVMAIHAALKVDPAEAIGG
- a CDS encoding efflux RND transporter periplasmic adaptor subunit; this translates as MNRVFSVKTLILLILVFAVVAGFVFVLLRSGPLAPIPVTVITVEDKSLAPALFGIGTVEARFTHKIGPTVAGRVRDVAVHVGDMVRAGQVVGEMDPVDLDDRLAAQDAAVSRAASSVRAAEAQAREAQARAVYARAQARRFEELARTGAVSQDSLEARRQERDVAESGLNAARSAVTTARHDMERLRSEGRGLSEQRDTVRLYTPIDGLVIRREAEPGTTVVAGQSVIEIIDPTQLWVHTRFDQLRTEGLRAGLPARVVVRSRAGEELAGSVARVEPVADAVTEELLAKVVFDVRPEPLPALGELAEVTVDLPSLPSAPTIPMACVRRVGERLGVWVVEEGALRFAPVVLGAGDLDGLVQVRDGLAAGQQVVAYSKSQLSATSRISIVDQLSGAPQ